The proteins below come from a single Bacillota bacterium genomic window:
- the acsC gene encoding acetyl-CoA decarbonylase/synthase complex subunit gamma — protein sequence MPLKPSDIQKKLPDGGKKNCKECGFPTCLAFAMKLISGGVSLEKCPYLDPEVKEWIIDAITPPIRLVSVGTGERMLTVGEEEVVHRHEKTFLRPPGLAVLISDIETDQAINAKLKRLDEYEFTWVTFNLRADLVVLKFESGSKERYLSVVAGVAREKRPMVLMCEDLEVLFAARDLVAEQKPLLYPLTSANLEEALPGLKKKVVPVAVRGQNLEEVVAVTTKLRAAGVSEIMIDTSPQNLKESLRDYTLIRRAALRHTFRPLGYPIISFLPLKAEDAAQEALLAAALVIKYASVIVLSDLDKETLFPLLVHRLNIYTDPRVPLAVEEKVYEIGAPNEVSPVVLTTNFALTYFAVASGVEASKIPGYLGVKGTDGLCVLAAWSTGKFAGETIGPFIKNSGLEGKLKKKRLIIPGLAARIKGEIEDELPGWEIIVGPKEAEELPAFMPKLFAKWKEAEGGT from the coding sequence ATGCCTCTAAAACCGTCCGACATCCAGAAAAAGCTCCCCGACGGGGGGAAGAAGAACTGCAAGGAATGCGGATTTCCCACCTGTCTGGCCTTTGCCATGAAATTGATCTCCGGCGGGGTGTCGCTGGAAAAGTGTCCCTATCTTGATCCGGAAGTGAAGGAGTGGATCATTGACGCCATCACCCCACCCATCAGGCTGGTCAGCGTGGGCACCGGTGAAAGGATGCTGACGGTGGGGGAAGAAGAGGTCGTCCATCGCCACGAGAAGACCTTTTTGCGCCCACCCGGCCTGGCCGTGTTGATTTCCGACATCGAGACCGATCAGGCCATAAACGCCAAGTTGAAAAGGCTTGATGAATACGAATTCACTTGGGTAACCTTCAACCTGCGGGCCGACCTTGTGGTCCTTAAATTTGAAAGCGGCAGTAAAGAAAGGTACCTGTCCGTGGTTGCCGGGGTGGCCCGGGAAAAGCGGCCCATGGTGTTGATGTGCGAGGACCTGGAGGTGCTTTTTGCCGCCCGCGACCTGGTTGCCGAGCAAAAGCCGCTTTTGTACCCGCTTACCAGCGCCAATTTGGAGGAGGCTCTCCCCGGCTTAAAGAAAAAGGTCGTTCCCGTAGCGGTGAGGGGTCAAAACTTGGAAGAGGTTGTGGCCGTAACCACGAAGCTAAGAGCCGCCGGTGTTTCGGAGATCATGATCGACACCTCCCCGCAGAATCTGAAGGAGTCCCTCCGGGATTACACCCTGATCAGGCGGGCTGCTTTAAGGCACACCTTCCGGCCGCTGGGGTACCCGATCATTTCCTTCCTACCGCTGAAGGCCGAAGACGCGGCCCAAGAAGCGCTCTTGGCCGCGGCCCTGGTGATCAAGTATGCTTCGGTAATTGTGCTCAGCGACCTGGACAAAGAAACGCTTTTTCCCCTGCTGGTTCACCGGCTCAATATTTACACCGACCCGCGTGTGCCGCTGGCGGTGGAAGAGAAAGTCTACGAAATTGGTGCGCCAAACGAAGTATCGCCTGTTGTGCTCACCACCAACTTCGCCCTGACCTATTTCGCGGTGGCGAGCGGCGTGGAAGCAAGCAAAATCCCCGGTTATCTGGGTGTGAAGGGAACCGACGGGTTGTGCGTCCTGGCCGCGTGGTCAACGGGCAAATTCGCCGGGGAGACCATCGGCCCATTTATCAAAAACAGTGGTTTGGAAGGAAAACTGAAGAAAAAGAGGCTCATTATCCCCGGCTTGGCCGCCCGGATCAAAGGTGAGATCGAAGACGAACTGCCCGGCTGGGAGATCATTGTGGGGCCCAAAGAGGCCGAAGAACTACCCGCGTTTATGCCCAAACTGTTCGCCAAATGGAAGGAAGCAGAAGGAGGAACATAA
- a CDS encoding dihydropteroate synthase, whose protein sequence is MILIGENIHILAKVVSEAVRERNALLLQELAVKQAAAGVDYLDLNIGPARKDPEVMRWLVEVVQEVVDLPFSLDTLNPGAMEAGLAVCRKRPLLNSASGREDSKREMLPLAQKYNCDVILSVLTDKGIPSDTAARAEAIMETIAHANEIGIPNENIWVDPIMMPIGVDQPQVVQLLEFMSMLPDIAPGAKSTLGLSNMINGVPRHLRSILSRVELAMLQRHGLYSAIVDSFDRELIALVRGERPAQTELIHRAMDEEINPADLPPPEAELVKTVNVLAGKVLYSHSWLEV, encoded by the coding sequence ATGATTTTAATCGGGGAAAACATCCATATACTGGCCAAAGTAGTGTCGGAGGCCGTCAGGGAGCGGAACGCCCTTCTCTTGCAGGAATTGGCCGTAAAACAGGCCGCTGCGGGGGTGGATTACCTCGACCTGAACATCGGACCGGCCAGAAAAGACCCGGAGGTGATGCGTTGGCTGGTGGAGGTCGTCCAGGAGGTGGTGGATCTCCCGTTTTCGCTGGACACCTTAAACCCCGGGGCAATGGAGGCCGGCCTCGCCGTTTGCCGGAAAAGACCGCTTTTAAATTCCGCCTCCGGCCGGGAAGACAGCAAAAGGGAAATGCTCCCGCTGGCCCAAAAATATAATTGTGATGTGATCTTATCGGTCCTCACCGACAAGGGGATTCCTTCCGACACGGCCGCCCGGGCCGAAGCGATTATGGAGACCATCGCCCATGCCAACGAGATCGGCATCCCCAACGAAAACATCTGGGTCGACCCCATCATGATGCCGATCGGGGTGGACCAGCCCCAGGTGGTGCAGTTGCTGGAGTTTATGAGCATGTTGCCGGACATTGCGCCGGGAGCCAAATCGACCCTGGGCTTATCCAATATGATCAACGGTGTGCCCCGCCACCTGAGAAGCATTCTAAGCCGGGTGGAGTTGGCAATGTTGCAGCGGCACGGCCTTTATTCGGCCATCGTGGACAGCTTCGACCGCGAACTGATCGCCCTGGTTCGGGGGGAAAGACCGGCGCAGACAGAACTGATCCACCGGGCGATGGACGAAGAAATCAACCCGGCCGACCTTCCGCCGCCGGAAGCGGAACTCGTCAAGACGGTGAACGTATTGGCGGGAAAAGTACTGTATTCCCACTCCTGGCTGGAAGTCTAG
- the cdhC gene encoding CO dehydrogenase/CO-methylating acetyl-CoA synthase complex subunit beta, with protein sequence MFPVDVGPQYEGESVRKHDFYVEFGGPRCEYKGELVTLRSTNEVEHERVAVIGPDIKDMAEGTTSPLFISVEVVGEQLERDMEPVFERRIHQYCNYIEGFWHMAQRDHVWLRLHKESHKKGLQSLQEIGQIMIMLFTNELPIIEKMQVTFITDPEKVKEHVLKARPVYDARDARLKGMTEEEVEEFYGCVLCQSFAPTHVCIITPERMSLCGAISWLDGRASSKIDPEGAIFAVPKGELLDPEKHIYSGVNEVVTQRSLGRISVCCLHSALENPHTACGCFQSICFYIPEVDGFGIIHRDFVGEAVIGAPFSTLAAQASGGQQREGYVGMAISYLKSPKFLITDGGLRRVVWMPGTIKEMVKEAIPPDLFDKIASEKEVKNVDDLIEFLQKVEHPVMGG encoded by the coding sequence ATGTTCCCGGTAGACGTGGGACCCCAGTACGAAGGCGAAAGCGTAAGAAAACACGACTTCTACGTTGAATTCGGCGGACCCCGGTGCGAATACAAAGGAGAATTGGTCACCTTAAGATCCACAAATGAAGTCGAGCACGAAAGAGTGGCCGTCATCGGCCCGGACATTAAAGACATGGCGGAGGGCACCACCTCCCCTCTCTTCATCAGCGTGGAAGTGGTCGGAGAACAACTGGAAAGAGATATGGAGCCCGTTTTCGAACGCCGTATCCACCAGTACTGCAATTACATCGAGGGTTTCTGGCACATGGCGCAAAGGGACCATGTTTGGCTGCGGCTGCACAAGGAAAGCCACAAAAAAGGACTGCAGTCTTTACAAGAGATCGGTCAAATAATGATCATGCTTTTTACCAACGAGCTGCCCATCATCGAAAAAATGCAGGTCACCTTTATCACCGACCCTGAAAAGGTAAAAGAGCATGTTTTAAAAGCGCGGCCGGTTTACGACGCCCGGGACGCACGCCTGAAGGGCATGACCGAGGAAGAGGTGGAGGAATTCTACGGCTGTGTTCTCTGCCAGAGCTTCGCGCCCACCCACGTGTGCATCATCACGCCGGAGCGGATGTCCCTGTGCGGCGCCATCAGCTGGTTGGACGGGAGAGCCTCCTCCAAGATCGACCCGGAGGGAGCCATTTTTGCCGTACCGAAAGGCGAACTCTTGGATCCCGAAAAACACATTTACAGCGGGGTCAACGAGGTCGTGACGCAAAGATCCTTGGGCCGGATTTCTGTTTGCTGCCTGCACAGCGCCCTGGAAAACCCCCACACCGCCTGCGGCTGCTTCCAGTCGATCTGCTTCTATATTCCGGAGGTGGACGGCTTCGGCATCATCCACCGCGACTTTGTCGGAGAAGCGGTCATCGGTGCTCCCTTCTCCACCCTGGCCGCTCAGGCCAGCGGCGGCCAACAGCGGGAAGGGTACGTGGGAATGGCCATTTCCTATCTGAAATCCCCCAAGTTCCTGATCACCGACGGCGGATTGCGAAGGGTGGTCTGGATGCCCGGCACGATTAAAGAAATGGTAAAAGAGGCCATCCCCCCCGACCTTTTCGATAAAATCGCTTCTGAAAAGGAGGTCAAAAACGTCGACGACCTGATCGAGTTTCTCCAAAAAGTGGAGCATCCCGTTATGGGTGGTTAG
- a CDS encoding acetyl-CoA decarbonylase/synthase complex subunit delta — protein MKEYLETYKGNVLEVTFGKEDKTITLGGENTLPFHSFEGKLPHPPLIALEVWDSPPQTWPEHLRARFGDVVASPVAWAKKCLEVYRADLICLYLASAGTEDVDVPALASRVKELSDALPVPLIVYGVGEKDADARALKEIAGALAGDAVLLGPVMKENYEEIGRAALENGHRVIAQSPLDINLAKELNIKLSKFFPKERIVIDPLSSALGYGMEYSFSVIERIKQVAVIYTDDMMKMPMIANVGRDCWKTKEARENTQQGILWEAITTLTLFLAGANLAVMSSPDSMQLVRKMITELS, from the coding sequence ATGAAAGAGTATCTGGAGACCTATAAAGGGAATGTCCTCGAGGTGACTTTCGGGAAAGAGGATAAAACAATTACCCTCGGCGGGGAAAACACCCTTCCTTTTCATTCATTTGAAGGAAAACTGCCTCATCCCCCGCTGATTGCGCTGGAGGTCTGGGATAGCCCGCCCCAAACGTGGCCGGAACACCTGCGCGCCCGCTTCGGCGACGTCGTTGCCTCGCCGGTGGCGTGGGCAAAAAAATGTCTGGAGGTGTACCGGGCGGACCTCATTTGTCTCTACCTGGCTTCCGCCGGGACCGAAGATGTTGACGTGCCGGCTTTAGCCTCCAGGGTGAAGGAACTCTCGGACGCCCTGCCGGTGCCTTTGATCGTTTACGGGGTCGGCGAGAAGGACGCCGACGCCCGGGCGCTGAAAGAGATTGCCGGAGCCTTGGCGGGCGACGCCGTACTCTTGGGGCCGGTGATGAAGGAGAACTACGAGGAGATCGGGAGGGCGGCCCTGGAGAATGGACATCGGGTGATCGCCCAGTCCCCGCTGGACATCAACCTGGCCAAAGAACTAAACATCAAGCTGTCCAAGTTCTTCCCCAAGGAGCGGATCGTCATCGACCCCTTATCCTCCGCGCTGGGATACGGCATGGAGTACAGCTTTTCGGTCATAGAGCGGATTAAACAGGTGGCGGTGATCTACACCGACGACATGATGAAAATGCCTATGATTGCGAACGTCGGCCGGGACTGCTGGAAAACAAAAGAAGCCCGGGAAAACACCCAGCAGGGGATTCTCTGGGAAGCCATAACCACCCTGACCCTGTTCCTGGCCGGAGCCAACCTCGCTGTAATGAGTTCACCGGACAGCATGCAACTGGTGCGGAAAATGATCACCGAGCTGTCTTAA